TGCGTCGGGCTCTGCTGCGTTGCGCTCGCTTTCGACCGGTCGGCCTTCTTCGCCTTCGACAAGCCGGCAGGGGAGGTGTGTCGAAATCTCGATGACGAACACCGCTGCCGCATCCACTCGCGTCTGGAAGAGACCGGCTTTCGCGGCTGCGTGCAGTTCGATTGCCTGGGCGCGGGACAGCGCGCGACGGCGTTGTTCGAGACACCGCGCCATGATGGGGCGATGTTCGAGGCGTTTTCGCGGATGCGGCAGGTGCATGAGCTGCTGCAATTGCTCGATCGGGCGGCGGAGCTGCCACTGGATGCCGAGCAGCGCCGGCGCTGCGACGCGTTGCGGGCCGAGCTTTCAGAAGATTGGACGCTCGCGCAGTTTTCGGTGCTCGACCTTAAGGCGATGCGCCAGGAGGTCATGAGTTTCCTCCAGACGCTGCAGAAGCTGGTTCTCGCTTCCTAGGGCGGGATCGGAGGACAGCTGCATCCCGTCGGAGCGGAGGTGGGGCGTTTAGCTGCCGCGAAGTCCCTCCGGCAGCTGAGTCGCGCTGCTTCGTGGTGGAGCGTGCGCGATTCTCGGTAGCTCCGATACGAAGCGCGCCCGGCAATCTCTTCGTATCGCTGCCTGGCGCGTGCTCCAGCCGTTTCCTCTCCACCTTTCTGCCGCCAAGCAATTGCAAAATATGCAATCTGCGTGCCGAAAGCCTCTCCACGCCGCCCGCTATTGGTGCGATATTGCGGGTCGCGCGGGGTAGGGACCTTCTGTCGCACCTGTACGTTGTACTCCGGTGATAAAGGAAGTGGACCCAATGGTTGGCGGAACGCTCGCCTGAGTTTGGAGAGGACTGATCCTATGAAGAAGATTGCTATCATCGCGGCGGCTGCACTCGCTCTGTGCACCACCGGCGCCATGGCTGCGGGTGACCCGGCCGCCGGCGAAAAGGTATTCAAGAAGTGCGCTGGCTGCCATGCCATCGGCGAAGGCGCGACCAACAAGGTCGGCCCGGCGCTGAACGGCATCCTGGGCGAAAAGGCCGGCGCGGTGGAAGGTTACGCCTTCTCGCAGGCCATGATCGATGCGGGCAATGGCGGTCTGGTCTGGACCCCGGAGACCCTTTCGGAATTCCTCAAGAAGCCGCGTGACTTCGTGAAGGGCACCAAGATGAGCTTCCCTGGCCTGCCCAAGGATGACGACATCGCCAACGTCGTGGCCTACGTCCAGACGTTCTCGCCTGACTTCAAGGCCGAGTAAGCACCAGTTCGGCGCACACCGAGCTTTTATGGAGGACGGGCACCGCCCGTCCTTTTCCTTTGCGGACCCTCCGGACCGGCTTGTGATCACGCCTCGATCACCGGTTCGGCATGCGACCTTTTATTACATTCCCCGATGTAAAATATTGTGCTCACTTGGTTCGCTTGAGGAGGATGGCGGCCCAAATGGATATCACTTTAAAGCAACTTCAGATCTTTCAGGCCGTGGTCGTTGCGGGCTCGATCACCAAGGCTTCACGACGTATCGGACTGTCCCAACCATCGATCAGCCAGCAGCTGGCCAAGCTTGAGGAGAAGCTTGATACCCAGCTGATTCAGCGCAACCGCACCGGTGTCATCAACCTGACGCCGGCCGGGGAATACTGGTTCAAGACCGGCGACGAAATGCTTCGCCGGCTCGACAACATGGTCAACGAGCACCGCCAGAGGTTCGTCGACAATTCGGTGACGCTCAAGATCGGGGTAACCCCGACATTGCGGGGGCGTTTTACCGCCGCCGCGGCGCGCATCGCCAGCCAGGAAGCCGGTTTCGTCAAGTTCGAGCTCAAGTTCGCGCTGACGAGTGCCGAGCTCGTGGAGCAGCTCCGCCTGCACCAGCTCAACTGCGCCATCGTCAATTCGGAATCGATCGCCGACGACCGCGGCTCGTTCGCGGTTACGGAGCTCTTCCAGGACCAGATCGCCTGGATCGTGCCGGTGGAAGTGCCGCTGGCCGATATCAAGCGCGTGCTCTCCAAGGGCAAGCCGTCTGACGTCAAGGGCCCGCTCAAGAGCTTCGTGGAAATCGACGCCAACATCGCCCTGCGCCCGCGCACCGACGAATGGTATCGCTACACGCTCCCCGCCGCCACGCCGACCTATGCGGCAACGACCTATGCGGCGGCCGTCGACATCGTGGCCGAAGGCCTGGCGACGACGCATTGCCCGCTCTCGCTGCTGCCGAACCTGCCGCCGAGCGTGCGTGAACGCATCCAGATATTCCCGCTGGAAAACCTGAGCCGGACGGTGGTGCTGGCCATGCCCAAGCACCTCCTGACGCTCCCGTCCTACGCCTCGATCTACCGGGCGCTCGTCGAGTTCTGCCAGACCGACTACAACCGCGAAATGGCACCGAACTACATCGAAGGTCTCTCGCTCGCCGGTTGATCCGGCGGGCCGTTTTCCTGCTCCCCAAGCCATAGGACTTCAGAGGAAAGTCTTATGAGAAATATTGGCGAATTGAGCCGCGTCTGGGTGTACATAGGCTGACCCAAAAAAGTCTTACACCTAGATAAGGGGGGAGCTAATGACCAATCGGGTAGCCCTGCGTACGGGCATCGCGGCGGTCGCCTTGGTGGCGCTCGTCGGCGGCGTCGTTGCCGCCGACGACGTGACCGCCGAGCGTCTGCTGAACAGCAATTCCGAAGCGGACGCGGGCAACTGGCTGTCGGTTCATCGTTCTTACGATTCGAACCGGTATTCGCCGCTCAAGGAAATCACTGCGGAAAACGTTGGCGGCCTCAAGCTGGCCTTCGCCGTTCCGCTCGGGGGCACCGAGCCTTCCTCCTTCGGCGTCGGTGGCATGGAAGCCACGCCGTTGGCCAAGGACGGTTTCCTCTACATCACCGACCCCTGGGGTACGCCGTACAAGATCGACGTTTCGTCAGGCAAGGCCGGCAAGATCGTGTGGATGTGCGATACCGGCATCGACAAGGACGCCTCCAGCCCGCTGTTGCTCGCCAGCCGTGGCCTGGCGCTCTCGGGCTCGAACGTCATTGCCGTCCTCAACGATGGCCGCGTGATCGCCTGCGATGACGAGACCGGTGACGTGGTCTGGGACCAGCAGATCGCATCCGAGCCGGGCGAAGGCTTCTCGAATGCCCCGCTGGCGGTCAAGGACAAGATCCTGGTCGGCCAGTCCTTCGGCGACTGGGCAACCCGCGGCTGGATCGCGGCGCTCGATGCCAAGACGGGCGACGAAGTCTGGCGCTTCTACACGGTTCCGGAGCCCGGCGAGCCCGGTTCGGAAACCTGGAAGTGCGAAGAAGCCGGCAATCCGGACTGCTGGAAGACCGGCGGCGCTGCTGCCTGGGTGACGGGTTCCTATGATCCGGATTCCAACACGGTCTTCTGGGGCACGGGTAACCCGGTTCCGATGTACGATCCGGAGTACCGCCCGGGCGACAATCTCTACTCGAACTCGTCGATCGCGCTCGATTTCGATACCGGCAAGCTCAAGTGGTACCACCAGTACACGCCTGGCGATTACATGGACTATGACGAAGTTGGCGTTCAGCTTCTCATGAATACCAAGGTCAATGGCGAAGACCGCAAGGTTCTGGCGCACTTCGGCCGTAACGGCATGTTCTATACGCTCGACCGCACGAACGGCTCGTTCATCAACGCCACCCAGTATGTCGACAAGCTGACCTGGACGAAGGGCATCGACCCCAAGACCGGCCTGCCGGTCGAATACGATCCGTCCAAGTCGCTCCAGGTCTACGCTAACGGCGCTCCGCGTCGCGATGGCGCCACGGCCGAAGCCTGCCCGAACATCCAGGGCGGCGTGAACTTCTTCCCGACCGCCTACGATCCGACCACGGGCATTGCCTATGGCGCCGGCATCGAAGGCTGCTCGGACGTGTCGACCAAGACAGTCGCCCCTGAAGACGTGCACCCGGGTGGCATCTTCTCTGGTGGTGCAGCTGCAGCCAACGGCGTCCAGACCGGTTCGGTCTTCGCGTTCGACGTCGCCACGGGCAAGCAGGTTGCCAAGATCAACACGCCGTTCCCGAACTATGCCGGTGTCCTCCTGACCCCGGGCCTGGTCTGGACCGGTCAGCTTGACGGTACCTTCGCCGCCTACGACTCCAAGTCGCTCGAGGAAAAGTACTCGATCAACCTGGGTACGGCATTCGAAGCTCCGGCCATCGCCTATACGGTCAACGGCAAGCAGTACATCGCCGTCGCCGGTGGCGCCGTGGGTATCGCCTCGTTTGGTCATCCTGAACTGGAGAGCAAGCAGGCTGCCAACATGCTGTACGTGTTCAGCCTCTAAGGCCCTCACATAATCAAGTCTGCCGGGCAGTTTCCTGCCCGGCAGATTCTGCCATTAAAGGAACCCTTATGCGCCTGTCCCATTCCATCCGTCTCGTGCTGGCGGCCGCGGTCCTCGTCTGCGTTCCTGCCATTGCCAGCGCCGCCCAGCCGCCCAAAAAGACCGAAGCCGTTTCCAACGGCCCCCATTCCGAAAGCTCGCTGGAGCGAGATGCCAACGGCATTCCGGTTGGCGATGATCCGAAAGGCCTTCTGGCCAATGCCGATCTCGAGCGCGGCAAACGCGTCTTCCAGAAGATCGGGCTCTGCATTTCCTGCCACGGCTGGGACGGCAACGGCACCGGCAAGAATTCCCGCTCGGAAGGCGCTGCGGCGCTGCTGCGCGATACCAGCATGGACGCCGAAGCCCTGATCTCGGTGGTCCGCTGCGGCATTCCGGGCACCCCGATGCCCTACCACGACTCCCAGGCCTACAAGAAGCCGGAGCTCTGCAATGGCCAGGTGATGGCCGACTTCGATGAGGCCGGTGCGCCGCGCAAGGGCCACACCTTCAAGGAAGCCGACATCGTCAACGTCGTTGCCTATATCGAAGCCAAGCTCAAGGGCTACGGCAAGGCCACGCTCGCCGATTGCGAGGAAGCCTTCCAGCCGGGTGCCGGCTTCTGCATCGGCATGAAGTAAGGCCGAGGGCAGGGGCTATGGCCGACCGCGCCAAATGGCTGGCCACATTGCTGGTCGCCGGTGTGCTCAGCACGCCGGCTTTGGCTCAGATCAAGCCCAATGCCGAGGATGTCCAGGCCGGTCTCGTGCCGGCCTTTACCATCTGGGACGTCAAGCTGGGCGCGCCCGTCACCGATATCCCGGAAATGGAAGTCGTGGATATTTCCTGCGGCACCAATGGCGGGCCGCCCTCGACGCAGCTCAAGACCTTCGCTGAATACACCAAGTGCCAGGCCGAGCCTTCGGGCCTGCGCGAAATCTATTTCGCCAATGACGATGAGCTCGACTACATCGCCAAGGCGCTCGACAGCGAGTATCGCGTGCAGCAGGGCGGCACGACTATCTACGCCCATCCGATCGTGCAGTCGGCGCTCGTCGATGAGCAGGGCGTCGTGCGCGGCATCCGCATCATCACCGACGACCGGGCTGAGTTGCGCGACCGGCGGCTGGCGGTGACGCTCGCGAAAAATCTCAAGGGCCGCTACAAGGCCTGGCAGCCGGTTTGCAAGGATATTCCGCCTGCGGCCGGCGAGAACCCGGTCGGCAAGGAATTCACCCACGAGATCTGCACGGGCACCAATCCCGAAGGCAGCCAGGATTTCCGCATGGAAGCGACGTTCCTGCGCAAGAAGGGCCAGGAAGCGCTCAATCGCGAGACCCAGCAGATCAATCGCGGCTATTTCGAAAGCCGCACCCGCTTCGAAGTGGTCGAGAAGCCTTATGCACCCTCTACCGGCAGCGCGCGCTGAGCGCGGCTCAGGGCTGGTAGCGACCGTCCTGCATGAAGTTGCGGGCGAGGGTGGTATCCGCCCAGGAGACACCGCTGACCTTGGCCAGGGTGAACCGGCTGTCGGTCACGTCGGCCGCGGCGAAATTGGCGTTGCGCAGGTCGGCACCGTAGAAGTCGGTCGCCTTTATGTGCGCGGCCTTGAAGCTGGTATCGGCGGCCTTGGCCTTGGCGAGGCTGGCATTGTCCATGCTGGTGCCATCGAACACGCTCTTGCCGACGCTGGCGCCTATGAGGTTGGTGCCGATCATCTCGGCGCCCGTGAGGTTGGCGTTGTTGAGGCGGGCATTGCGCATCACCGCATTGTCGAGCGTTGCATCGACGAAGCTGGCGCCGGTGAGCCGCGTTTCCTGCATGCGGGCCTTGGTGAGGTCGGCCTTGTCCCATTTGGTGGCGGAAAGCTGCGCACCGTAGAAGAGCGCGCCGTTGACCCTGGCGTCCTTGAAGCTGGCGCCCGACAGGTCTGTCAGGTTGAAATTGGCATTGGTCGCCGTCGCGCCATCGAAGATTGCGCCCTTGAGGGTGGCGCGGTGGAAGGTGGCGCCAGTAAGGTTGGCGCCGGTGAAATCGACGCCGGAAAGATCTGCCTTCTTGAAGCGGGCATTGGTGAGATCGCAGCCGCGGCATTCCTTGCGCGCTCCGCTCAGCAGGTCCTCGACCGGCCCGGCATAAGCCGGCATGGGGAGGAGCAGCGCAATGAGAGTGAGGGCGGCAATTTTCACGGATCTGGCCTCGGTCTGGTCCCGAGGGTTCTAGACCACTTGGCCAAAGGCCGGCATGAAGAGCGTTATTGGAGGATCGAATGTCCAGCGTAACTAAGACCAATCTTCTGGCGGCCTTGGCTCTGGCCGCCGCCACGCTCGTCGCCGTGCCGGCAGAGGCTGCCGACACCGTCAGCGGCCCGGCTACGCGGGTCGACGCCGACATCATCATGGTCGGCAAGCAACGCGTGATCCTCTGGGCGGTCGATGCGCCCGAACGCAGCCAGTTCTGCCTCATCGATACCAAGAAATGGGGGTGCTACGAGGCCGCCACGCGCGTGCTCGACGATATCCTCAAGACCGGCGAGGTCACCTGCACGCTCCAGGACGGCAAGCCGGACCCGTTCGGGCGCCGCTATGGCGTCTGCAAGATCGGGGACACCGACATTGCCGCCGAGCTGGTCAAGCAGGGCTATGCGCTGGCGCTCACCGACCAGGGCGAAGACTATTCCGCCATCCAGAAGGAAGCAGAGGCCGCCAAGGTGGGTCTGTGGCGCGACGGCGTGAAATTTGAAAATCCCTGGGACTGGCGCCGCACGCGCACGCCGGGCGGTTTCCGCTAACAGGCTAGAAAACCAAGATTATCAGCGGGCTCGCAGGTCGTCTGCGCGCCCGTTTTTCTTTGGCGGACGATGCGCAAGCGTCAAAGTCAATGCCTATTTCGAATATTGGCATATTGAATCTGGTCCGATGCTCACATGCCTCCCGTGCCTTTGAGGAGAGGCATACTCACTGTTGAGGGAGGACTCATGTTTTCGAAGCTAGCCCTGTATACAGGGCTGTCGGCGCTCGCCCTTGCGACGCTGAACGGCCCTGCTTTTGCTGAAGAGGCGACGCCTGAACGCCTCTTGAATGCAGCTACCGAGGCGGAAGCCGGCAATTGGCTGATGGTGCACCGCACCTATGACGCCAACCGTTTCTCGCCTCTCAAGGAAATCAACGCATCCAACGTCGCCAATCTCAAGCTCGCCTATGCGGTTTCGCTGGGCGGCCTCGAGCCGGGCGCCGGCGGGCCGGGCGCGATGGAAGGAACGCCGCTCGCCAAGGATGGCTTTCTCTATGTCTCCGACCCCTGGGGTACGCCCTACAAGATCGACGTGACCTCGGGCAAATCGGGCAAGATCGTCTGGATCTGCGACACCGGCATCGACAAGGACCCGTCGACCAGCGCCATTCTCGCTAATCGCGGGCTGGCCCTGTGGAACAACCTGGTCGTCACCACGCTCGGCGATGGTCGCGTCGTCGCGTGCGATGACGAAACCGGCGATGTCGCCTGGGAAAACCAGGTCGCGTCCGAGCCTGGCGAAGGCTTCTCGAATGCCCCGCTGGCGGTCAAGGACAAGATCCTGGTCGGCCAGTCCTTCGGCGACTGGGCAACCCGCGGCTGGATCGCGGCGCTCGATGCCAAGACGGGCGATGAAGTCTGGCGCTTCTACACCGTTCCGGAGCCGGGCGAGCCGGGCTCGGAAACCTGGAAGTGCGAGGAAGCCGGCAATCCGGACTGCTGGAAGACCGGCGGCGCCGCCGTGTGGGTGACCGGCTCCTATGACCCGGGCAGCAACACGGTCTATTGGGGTACGGGTAACCCGGTGCCGATGTTCGACCCCGAATATCGTCCGGGCGACAACCTCTATTCGAACTCGAGCGTCGCGCTCGATTTCGATACCGGCAAGCTCAAGTGGTACCATCAGTACACGCCGGGCGATTACATGGACTATGACGAAGTCGGTATCCAGCTTCTGGTCGATACCAAGGTCAATGGCGAAGACCGCAAGGTGCTGGCCCATTTCGGCCGCAACGGCTTCTTCTATACCCTCGATCGCACCAATGGTGCCTTCATCAACGCCACCCAATATGTCGACAAGCTGACCTGGACGGACGGTATCGATCCCAAGACCGGCCTGCCGCTCGGCTACGATTCCAGCAAGAGCCTGCAGGAATACAAGGTCGGCCAGGCTCCGCGCCGTGATGGCCGGCAGGTCGGCAACTGCCCCAACATCCAGGGCGGCGTCAACTTCTGGCCCACGGCCTACAACCCCGAACTCGGCATCGCTTATGGCGCCGGCATCGAGGGTTGCTCGGACATGAGCACGGAGGGGAACGACCCGGCCAACGTGACGCCGGGCCAGGTGTTCCTGGGCGGCAACTACACGGCCAACGGCATCCAGAAGGGCTCGGTGTTCGGCTTCGACGTCGCGACCGGCAAGCAGACCGCCAAGGCCATGCGCCCGCTGCCGAACGATGCCGGCGTGCTCGCCACGCCCGATCTCGTCTTCACGGCCGAGATGGACGGCAATGTCGTGGCGTTCGATGCCAAGACCATGGACGAGAAGTGGAGCGTCAACCTGGGTACGGGCTTCAAGGCACCGCCGATGAGCTTCGCCGTCAACGGCAAGCAATATATCGGCATTCTCGGCGGTTCGGGCGGGGCTCCGTTCGGGCATGACGAGTTCGCCAACAACCAGACCCAGTCGATCCTCTACGTCT
The sequence above is a segment of the Paradevosia shaoguanensis genome. Coding sequences within it:
- a CDS encoding c-type cytochrome; the encoded protein is MKKIAIIAAAALALCTTGAMAAGDPAAGEKVFKKCAGCHAIGEGATNKVGPALNGILGEKAGAVEGYAFSQAMIDAGNGGLVWTPETLSEFLKKPRDFVKGTKMSFPGLPKDDDIANVVAYVQTFSPDFKAE
- a CDS encoding LysR family transcriptional regulator — encoded protein: MDITLKQLQIFQAVVVAGSITKASRRIGLSQPSISQQLAKLEEKLDTQLIQRNRTGVINLTPAGEYWFKTGDEMLRRLDNMVNEHRQRFVDNSVTLKIGVTPTLRGRFTAAAARIASQEAGFVKFELKFALTSAELVEQLRLHQLNCAIVNSESIADDRGSFAVTELFQDQIAWIVPVEVPLADIKRVLSKGKPSDVKGPLKSFVEIDANIALRPRTDEWYRYTLPAATPTYAATTYAAAVDIVAEGLATTHCPLSLLPNLPPSVRERIQIFPLENLSRTVVLAMPKHLLTLPSYASIYRALVEFCQTDYNREMAPNYIEGLSLAG
- a CDS encoding pyrroloquinoline quinone-dependent dehydrogenase, coding for MTNRVALRTGIAAVALVALVGGVVAADDVTAERLLNSNSEADAGNWLSVHRSYDSNRYSPLKEITAENVGGLKLAFAVPLGGTEPSSFGVGGMEATPLAKDGFLYITDPWGTPYKIDVSSGKAGKIVWMCDTGIDKDASSPLLLASRGLALSGSNVIAVLNDGRVIACDDETGDVVWDQQIASEPGEGFSNAPLAVKDKILVGQSFGDWATRGWIAALDAKTGDEVWRFYTVPEPGEPGSETWKCEEAGNPDCWKTGGAAAWVTGSYDPDSNTVFWGTGNPVPMYDPEYRPGDNLYSNSSIALDFDTGKLKWYHQYTPGDYMDYDEVGVQLLMNTKVNGEDRKVLAHFGRNGMFYTLDRTNGSFINATQYVDKLTWTKGIDPKTGLPVEYDPSKSLQVYANGAPRRDGATAEACPNIQGGVNFFPTAYDPTTGIAYGAGIEGCSDVSTKTVAPEDVHPGGIFSGGAAAANGVQTGSVFAFDVATGKQVAKINTPFPNYAGVLLTPGLVWTGQLDGTFAAYDSKSLEEKYSINLGTAFEAPAIAYTVNGKQYIAVAGGAVGIASFGHPELESKQAANMLYVFSL
- a CDS encoding c-type cytochrome, giving the protein MRLSHSIRLVLAAAVLVCVPAIASAAQPPKKTEAVSNGPHSESSLERDANGIPVGDDPKGLLANADLERGKRVFQKIGLCISCHGWDGNGTGKNSRSEGAAALLRDTSMDAEALISVVRCGIPGTPMPYHDSQAYKKPELCNGQVMADFDEAGAPRKGHTFKEADIVNVVAYIEAKLKGYGKATLADCEEAFQPGAGFCIGMK
- a CDS encoding pentapeptide repeat-containing protein, which gives rise to MKIAALTLIALLLPMPAYAGPVEDLLSGARKECRGCDLTNARFKKADLSGVDFTGANLTGATFHRATLKGAIFDGATATNANFNLTDLSGASFKDARVNGALFYGAQLSATKWDKADLTKARMQETRLTGASFVDATLDNAVMRNARLNNANLTGAEMIGTNLIGASVGKSVFDGTSMDNASLAKAKAADTSFKAAHIKATDFYGADLRNANFAAADVTDSRFTLAKVSGVSWADTTLARNFMQDGRYQP
- a CDS encoding thermonuclease family protein → MSSVTKTNLLAALALAAATLVAVPAEAADTVSGPATRVDADIIMVGKQRVILWAVDAPERSQFCLIDTKKWGCYEAATRVLDDILKTGEVTCTLQDGKPDPFGRRYGVCKIGDTDIAAELVKQGYALALTDQGEDYSAIQKEAEAAKVGLWRDGVKFENPWDWRRTRTPGGFR
- a CDS encoding pyrroloquinoline quinone-dependent dehydrogenase; translation: MFSKLALYTGLSALALATLNGPAFAEEATPERLLNAATEAEAGNWLMVHRTYDANRFSPLKEINASNVANLKLAYAVSLGGLEPGAGGPGAMEGTPLAKDGFLYVSDPWGTPYKIDVTSGKSGKIVWICDTGIDKDPSTSAILANRGLALWNNLVVTTLGDGRVVACDDETGDVAWENQVASEPGEGFSNAPLAVKDKILVGQSFGDWATRGWIAALDAKTGDEVWRFYTVPEPGEPGSETWKCEEAGNPDCWKTGGAAVWVTGSYDPGSNTVYWGTGNPVPMFDPEYRPGDNLYSNSSVALDFDTGKLKWYHQYTPGDYMDYDEVGIQLLVDTKVNGEDRKVLAHFGRNGFFYTLDRTNGAFINATQYVDKLTWTDGIDPKTGLPLGYDSSKSLQEYKVGQAPRRDGRQVGNCPNIQGGVNFWPTAYNPELGIAYGAGIEGCSDMSTEGNDPANVTPGQVFLGGNYTANGIQKGSVFGFDVATGKQTAKAMRPLPNDAGVLATPDLVFTAEMDGNVVAFDAKTMDEKWSVNLGTGFKAPPMSFAVNGKQYIGILGGSGGAPFGHDEFANNQTQSILYVFSL